The following proteins come from a genomic window of Nothobranchius furzeri strain GRZ-AD chromosome 1, NfurGRZ-RIMD1, whole genome shotgun sequence:
- the kdm5a gene encoding lysine-specific demethylase 5A isoform X2 encodes MSAYAEFVPPPECPVFEPSWEDFSDPLGFINKIRPIAEKNGICKIRPPQDWQPPFACEVRNFRFTPRVQRLNELEALTRVKLNFLDQIAKFWELQGSKIRFPHVERKVLDLYQLSKIVSSEGGFETICKEKRWSKVSSRMGFPPGKGTGSLLRSHYERILYPYELFQSGATLTGLQRLYDEATDGEDVDEGVGEETMEEDEDQEEEDEKDKEKDVEGEVTQTKGQLLPERRSRRLKSERENKDPKGLKIFETSPRMVDLEIVSADDGFIKKQRHLKAQAFAIKMRPRKETLEVNFIDLYLCLVCGRGDEEDRLLLCDGCDDSYHTFCLIPPLQDVPKGDWRCPKCVAEECSKPREAFGFEQAVREYTLQSFGEMADNFKSDYFNMPVHMVPTELVEKEFWRLVSSIEEDVIVEYGADISSKEVGSGFPVKDGKRRLLGDEEEYANSGWNLNNMPVLEQSVLAHINVDISGMKVPWLYVGMCFSSFCWHIEDHWSYSINFLHWGEPKTWYGVPASAAEKLEAVMKKLAPELFDSQPDLLHQLVTIMNPNVLMEHGVPVYRTNQCAGEFVVTFPRAYHSGFNQGYNFAEAVNFCTADWLPLGRQCVAHYRRLHRYCVFSHEELLCKMAADPESLDVELAASIFKEMGEMIEEETKLRQAVQEMGVLSSEQEVFELVPDDERQCHKCKTTCFLSALTCPCCPDRLVCLHHAKDLCDCPLGNKCLRYRYDLEEFPSMLYGVKTRAQSYDTWAKRVSEALVADQKNKKDLIELKVLLEDAEDRKYPENSLFRRLREMVKEAETCSSVAQLLLSRKQRHSRLRSESSRNRTKLTVDELKAFVGQLYRLPCIISQARQVKELLETVEDFHERAQVALSDETPDSAKLQELLDLGSGLDVELPELPRLKQELQQARWLDEVRVTLSEPHCVTLELMKRLIDWGVGLAPHHAVEKAMAELQEVLTVSERWEDKARACLGARPRHSMVTLESIVLEARNIPAYLPNILALEDALHKAKEWSAKVEAIHNGSSYAYLEQLESLLARGRSIPVRLDPLALVETQVASARAWRERTARTFLKKNSTYTLLQVLSPRMDIGVYSNSKSKRRRVKELMEKERGGFDPHTLSDLEESLEEVRDPSTVVAAFKAKEQKEVNAIHSLRAANLAKMAMADRIEEVKFCLCRKTASGFMLQCELCKDWFHGACVPLPKTGTQKKVGVAWQSNSKDSKFLCPLCQRSRRPRLETILSLLVSLQKLPVRLPEGEALQCLTERAMSWQDRARQALATEELSSALAKLSVLSQRMVEQAAREKTEKIINAELQKAAANPDLQGHIQTFQQSGFSRATSPRQCMDYDDEETDSDEDIRETYGYDMKDPGEVKPYLFCDEEIPVKSEEVVSHMWPAATPSFCAEHAYSSASKSCVQNLGTPRKQPRKTPLVPRSLEPPVLELSPQAKAQLEDLMMLGDLLEVSLDETQHIWRILQATQPPSEERFLQVLEPDNSLMEKPLKIKLKDSEKKRKRKLKRAEHHHMLMATAGGVSAMGDIRLSKAKELKRAGLELGLGGKPKKKKLKLGLEKNREMKQLAKRLAKEEKERKRKEKAAAKVEAIKEGLEKRKEKKILDIPSKYDWSGAEDSNDENAVCAAKNCQRPCKDKVDWVQCDGGCDEWFHQVCVGVSCEMAENEDYICVDCSEKAGSVGGGITVEEVAEESVVVLSTCGGVQSLSSASLPMSSWSSLTHITPAAPGLQQEPGLGS; translated from the exons GGACTCCAACGGCTGTATGACGAGGCAACGGACGGGGAAGACGTAGATGAGGGGGTTGGCGAGGAAACAATGGAGGAAGACGAGGATCAAGAAGAGGAGGACGAGAAGGACAAGGAGAAAGACGTGGAGGGCGAAGTGACACAAACCAAGGGGCAGCTTCTTCCCGAGAGGCGCTCCAGACGTCTCAAGTCAGAG AGGGAGAACAAGGACCCTAAAGGTCTCAAAATCTTTGAAACAAGTCCCAGGATGGTCGATTTAGAGATCGTGTCTGCTG ACGACGGGTTTATTAAGAAGCAGCGTCACCTCAAAGCTCAAGCCTTTGCCATCAAAATGAGACCACGTAAGGAGACCCTGGAGGTCAACTTC ATTGACCTTTACCTCTGCCTGGTGTGTGGACGCGGAGACGAGGAGGACCGCCTCCTGCTGTGTGACGGCTGTGATGACAGCTACCACACCTTCTGCCTCATCCCCCCTCTGCAGGATGTGCCCAAGGGGGACTGGCGTTGCCCCAAGTGTGTTGCTGAG GAGTGCAGCAAACCCAGAGAGGCGTTTGGCTTTGAGCAGGCGGTCAGAGAGTACACGCTGCAGAGCTTCGGAGAAATGGCCGACAACTTTAAATCAGACTATTTTAATATGCCGGTTCAC ATGGTCCCTacagagctggtggagaaggagtTCTGGCGTCTGGTCAGCAGCATCGAGGAGGACGTAATCGTAGAGTACGGAGCTGACATCAGCTCCAAGGAGGTGGGAAGTGGGTTTCCTGTGAAAGATGGCAAGAGGAGGCTTCTGGGAGATGAGGAG GAATACGCCAACTCTGGCTGGAACTTGAACAACATGCCGGTTCTGGAGCAGTCGGTTCTCGCTCACATTAATGTGGACATATCCGGCATGAAGGTTCCCTGGCTCTATGTTGGGATGTGCTTCTCCTCCTTCTGCTGGCACATCGAGGACCACTGGAGTTACTCCATTAACTTCCTGCACTG GGGAGAACCCAAGACTTGGTATGGAGTACCGGCCTCTGCAGCAGAGAAACTGGAGGCTGTGATGAAAAAATTGGCCCCAGAGCTGTTCGACTCTCAACCCGACCTCCTTCACCAGCTGGTCACCATCATGAATCCAAACGTCCTCATGGAGCACGGTGTTCCT GTTTACAGGACTAACCAGTGTGCCGGGGAGTTTGTGGTGACCTTCCCCAGAGCCTATCACAGCGGCTTCAACCAGGGCTACAACTTTGCAGAAGCTGTTAATTTCTGCACAGCTGACTGG TTACCTTTGGGGCGCCAGTGCGTTGCTCACTACCGACGGCTCCACCGCTACTGCGTCTTCTCCCACGAAGAACTGTTGTGCAAGATGGCGGCTGATCCCGAGAGCCTCGACGTGGAACTGGCTGCGTCCATTTTCAAGGAGATGGGAGAGATGATAGAGGAGGAGACGAAGCTCAGGCAGGCTGTCCAAGAAATG GGGGTGCTGTCATCAGAACAGGAGGTCTTTGAGCTCGTTCCAGACGATGAGCGTCAGTGTCACAAGTGTAAGACCACCTGCTTCCTTTCGGCGTTGACCTGTCCCTGTTGTCCGGACCGGCTGGTTTGCCTCCATCATGCCAAGGATCTCTGCGACTGTCCTCTTGGCAACAAGTGTCTTCG ATATCGTTATGATCTGGAGGAGTTTCCATCCATGTTGTATGGCGTTAAGACCCGGGCTCAGTCCTACGACACCTGGGCCAAGAGGGTCTCTGAAGCTTTGGTAGCGGATCAGAAGAACAAAAAAG ATTTGATTGAACTCAAGGTTTTGCTGGAGGACGCAGAAGACAGGAAATACCCTGAGAACTCGTTGTTCCGTCGCTTGAGGGAGATGGTGAAAGAAGCGGAGACGTGTTCCTCAGTGGCTCAGTTGTTGCTCAGCCGTAAGCAGAGGCACAG CCGCCTTCGTTCTGAAAGCAGCCGTAATCGCACCAAACTGACCGTAGATGAGCTGAAAGCCTTTGTGGGCCAGCTCTACAGGCTGCCATGTATCATCAGCCAGGCGCGACAAGTCAAA GAGTTACTGGAGACTGTGGAGGACTTCCACGAGCGAGCCCAGGTGGCTTTATCAGACGAGACGCCCGATTCCGCCAAGCTGCAGGAGCTTTTGGATCTGGGAAGCGGCCTGGACGTAGAGCTGCCCGAGCTGCCTAGACTCAAACAGGAGCTGCAACAGGCCAGGTGGCTTGATGAG GTCCGTGTCACCCTTTCTGAACCACACTGTGTCACTCTGGAGCTGATGAAGAGGCTGATCGACTGGGGGGTGGGACTGGCTCCACATCATGCTGTGGAGAAGGCGATGGCAGAGCTACAAGAGGTCCTCACTGTCTCAGAGAGGTGGGAGGACAAGGCACGTGCCTGTCTAGGTGCCAG ACCTCGACACAGCATGGTGACCCTGGAGAGCATCGTGCTGGAGGCCAGAAACATCCCAGCATATCTGCCCAATATTCTGGCTCTAGAAGACGCCCTCCACAAAGCAAAGGAGTGGAGCGCTAAGGTGGAGGCCATCCATAACGGAAGCAGCTACGCTTATCTGGAGCAGCTGGAAAGCCTCCTGGCCAGAGGTCGCTCCATCCCCGTTCGACTTGATCCACTGGCCCTGGTGGAGACCCAGGTGGCTTCAGCTCGGGCCTGGAGGGAGAGGACCGCTCGCACATTCCTGAAGAAGAACTCTACGTACACGCTGCTCCAG GTTCTCAGCCCACGTATGGATATCGGCGTTTACAGCAACAGCAAGAGCAAGCGGAGGCGGGTCAAGGAGCTtatggagaaggagagaggtggcTTTGACCCCCACACTTTGAGCGACCTGGAGGAGAGCCTTGAGGAGGTCCGAGACCCTTCAACTGTTGTAGCTGCTTTCAAAGCCAAAGAGCAAAAGGAAGTGAACGCCATTCACTCGCTCCGTGCTGCTAATTTAGCCAAAATGGCCATGGCGGACCGCATTGAGGAGGTCAAGTTCTGTCTGTGTCGAAAGACAGCCAGTGGCTTCATGCTGCAGTGTGAGCTTTGTAAGGACTGGTTCCACGGCGCCTGCGTCCCTTTACCTAAAACAGGAACTCAAAAGAAAGTGGGCGTGGCCTGGCAGAGCAACAGCAAAGACTCCAAATTCTTGTGTCCGCTGTGTCAGAGGTCGAGGAGACCGAGGCTGGAGACCATTCTGTCCCTGCTGGTTTCCTTACAAAAGCTGCCGGTGCGTCTGCCAGAAGGAGAAGCTCTGCAGTGTTTAACAGAGAGAGCAATGAGCTGGCAG GACCGAGCGCGTCAAGCTCTGGCTACCGAGGAGCTGTCCTCCGCTCTGGCCAAGCTGTCTGTGCTGAGTCAGCGTATGGTGGAGCAGGCGGCGAGGGAGAAGACGGAGAAGATCATCAACGCCGAGCTGCAGAAAGCTGCTGCCAATCCAGACCTGCAG GGCCACATCCAAACCTTTCAACAGTCCGGTTTCAGCAGAGCCACGTCGCCTCGCCAGTGCATGGACTACGACGACGAGGAAACGGACTCGGATGAGGACATCAGAGAGACCTACGGTTATGACATGAAG GACCCAGGCGAGGTGAAGCCCTACCTGTTCTGTGACGAGGAGATTCCCGTCAAGTCCGAGGAGGTGGTCAGTCACATGTGGCCGGCAGCCACTCCTTCCTTCTGTGCCGAGCATGCCTACTCATCAGCGTCCAAGTCCTGTGTTCAAA ACCTGGGCACTCCCAGAAAGCAGCCCCGGAAGACCCCTCTGGTCCCTCGGAGCCTGGAACCGCCAGTGCTCGAGCTGTCCCCACAAGCTAAGGCCCAGCTGGAGGACCTGATGATGCTGggagacctgctggaggtgtctcTGGATGAGACCCAGCACATCTGGAGGATCCTGCAGGCCACGCAGCCTCCCTCTGAGGAGAGATTCTTACAAGTCTTAGAG CCTGACAACTCTCTCATGGAGAAGCCTCTGAAGATCAAACTCAAGGATTCAGAGAAgaaaaggaaacggaagctgaagCGAGCCGAGCACCACCACATGCTGATGGCCACTGCCGGCGGAGTCTCGGCCATGGGAGACATCCGACTGTCCAAGGCCAAAGAGCTGAAAAGAGCTGGTCTGGAACTCGGCCTCGGGGGCAAACCCAAGAAAAAGAAGCTCAAACTTGGCCTGGAGAAGAACCGGGAGATGAAACAGTTAGCTAAACGTTTAgccaaggaggagaaggagaggaagaggaaggaGAAAGCGGCTGCGAAGGTGGAGGCCATCAAGGAGGGGCTGGAGAAGAGGAAGGAGAAGAAGATCCTGGACATTCCCTCCAAGTACGACTGGTCAGGAGCCGAGGACTCCAACGACGAAAACGCAGTGTGTGCTGCCAAGAACTGCCAGAGGCCatgtaaagacaag GTGGACTGGGTGCAGTGTGACGGGGGCTGTGACGAGTGGTTCCACCAGGTGTGTGTGGGGGTTTCCTGCGAAATGGCGGAAAATGAGGACTATATTTGCGTGGACTGCTCTGAGAAGGCGGGCAGCGTGGGCGGAGGGATTACAGTGGAGGAGGTGGCGGAGGAGAGCGTCGTGGTGCTGTCCACGTGCGGTGGAGTGCAGAGCTTATCCTCGGCATCTCTGCCCATGTCCTCGTGGTCCTCTTTGACCCACATAACCCCAGCTGCTCCAGGTCTACAGCAAGAACCAGGGCTGGGCAGCTAG
- the kdm5a gene encoding lysine-specific demethylase 5A isoform X1 produces the protein MSAYAEFVPPPECPVFEPSWEDFSDPLGFINKIRPIAEKNGICKIRPPQDWQPPFACEVRNFRFTPRVQRLNELEALTRVKLNFLDQIAKFWELQGSKIRFPHVERKVLDLYQLSKIVSSEGGFETICKEKRWSKVSSRMGFPPGKGTGSLLRSHYERILYPYELFQSGATLTGLQRLYDEATDGEDVDEGVGEETMEEDEDQEEEDEKDKEKDVEGEVTQTKGQLLPERRSRRLKSERENKDPKGLKIFETSPRMVDLEIVSADDGFIKKQRHLKAQAFAIKMRPRKETLEVNFIDLYLCLVCGRGDEEDRLLLCDGCDDSYHTFCLIPPLQDVPKGDWRCPKCVAEECSKPREAFGFEQAVREYTLQSFGEMADNFKSDYFNMPVHMVPTELVEKEFWRLVSSIEEDVIVEYGADISSKEVGSGFPVKDGKRRLLGDEEEYANSGWNLNNMPVLEQSVLAHINVDISGMKVPWLYVGMCFSSFCWHIEDHWSYSINFLHWGEPKTWYGVPASAAEKLEAVMKKLAPELFDSQPDLLHQLVTIMNPNVLMEHGVPVYRTNQCAGEFVVTFPRAYHSGFNQGYNFAEAVNFCTADWLPLGRQCVAHYRRLHRYCVFSHEELLCKMAADPESLDVELAASIFKEMGEMIEEETKLRQAVQEMGVLSSEQEVFELVPDDERQCHKCKTTCFLSALTCPCCPDRLVCLHHAKDLCDCPLGNKCLRYRYDLEEFPSMLYGVKTRAQSYDTWAKRVSEALVADQKNKKDLIELKVLLEDAEDRKYPENSLFRRLREMVKEAETCSSVAQLLLSRKQRHSSRLRSESSRNRTKLTVDELKAFVGQLYRLPCIISQARQVKELLETVEDFHERAQVALSDETPDSAKLQELLDLGSGLDVELPELPRLKQELQQARWLDEVRVTLSEPHCVTLELMKRLIDWGVGLAPHHAVEKAMAELQEVLTVSERWEDKARACLGARPRHSMVTLESIVLEARNIPAYLPNILALEDALHKAKEWSAKVEAIHNGSSYAYLEQLESLLARGRSIPVRLDPLALVETQVASARAWRERTARTFLKKNSTYTLLQVLSPRMDIGVYSNSKSKRRRVKELMEKERGGFDPHTLSDLEESLEEVRDPSTVVAAFKAKEQKEVNAIHSLRAANLAKMAMADRIEEVKFCLCRKTASGFMLQCELCKDWFHGACVPLPKTGTQKKVGVAWQSNSKDSKFLCPLCQRSRRPRLETILSLLVSLQKLPVRLPEGEALQCLTERAMSWQDRARQALATEELSSALAKLSVLSQRMVEQAAREKTEKIINAELQKAAANPDLQGHIQTFQQSGFSRATSPRQCMDYDDEETDSDEDIRETYGYDMKDPGEVKPYLFCDEEIPVKSEEVVSHMWPAATPSFCAEHAYSSASKSCVQNLGTPRKQPRKTPLVPRSLEPPVLELSPQAKAQLEDLMMLGDLLEVSLDETQHIWRILQATQPPSEERFLQVLEPDNSLMEKPLKIKLKDSEKKRKRKLKRAEHHHMLMATAGGVSAMGDIRLSKAKELKRAGLELGLGGKPKKKKLKLGLEKNREMKQLAKRLAKEEKERKRKEKAAAKVEAIKEGLEKRKEKKILDIPSKYDWSGAEDSNDENAVCAAKNCQRPCKDKVDWVQCDGGCDEWFHQVCVGVSCEMAENEDYICVDCSEKAGSVGGGITVEEVAEESVVVLSTCGGVQSLSSASLPMSSWSSLTHITPAAPGLQQEPGLGS, from the exons GGACTCCAACGGCTGTATGACGAGGCAACGGACGGGGAAGACGTAGATGAGGGGGTTGGCGAGGAAACAATGGAGGAAGACGAGGATCAAGAAGAGGAGGACGAGAAGGACAAGGAGAAAGACGTGGAGGGCGAAGTGACACAAACCAAGGGGCAGCTTCTTCCCGAGAGGCGCTCCAGACGTCTCAAGTCAGAG AGGGAGAACAAGGACCCTAAAGGTCTCAAAATCTTTGAAACAAGTCCCAGGATGGTCGATTTAGAGATCGTGTCTGCTG ACGACGGGTTTATTAAGAAGCAGCGTCACCTCAAAGCTCAAGCCTTTGCCATCAAAATGAGACCACGTAAGGAGACCCTGGAGGTCAACTTC ATTGACCTTTACCTCTGCCTGGTGTGTGGACGCGGAGACGAGGAGGACCGCCTCCTGCTGTGTGACGGCTGTGATGACAGCTACCACACCTTCTGCCTCATCCCCCCTCTGCAGGATGTGCCCAAGGGGGACTGGCGTTGCCCCAAGTGTGTTGCTGAG GAGTGCAGCAAACCCAGAGAGGCGTTTGGCTTTGAGCAGGCGGTCAGAGAGTACACGCTGCAGAGCTTCGGAGAAATGGCCGACAACTTTAAATCAGACTATTTTAATATGCCGGTTCAC ATGGTCCCTacagagctggtggagaaggagtTCTGGCGTCTGGTCAGCAGCATCGAGGAGGACGTAATCGTAGAGTACGGAGCTGACATCAGCTCCAAGGAGGTGGGAAGTGGGTTTCCTGTGAAAGATGGCAAGAGGAGGCTTCTGGGAGATGAGGAG GAATACGCCAACTCTGGCTGGAACTTGAACAACATGCCGGTTCTGGAGCAGTCGGTTCTCGCTCACATTAATGTGGACATATCCGGCATGAAGGTTCCCTGGCTCTATGTTGGGATGTGCTTCTCCTCCTTCTGCTGGCACATCGAGGACCACTGGAGTTACTCCATTAACTTCCTGCACTG GGGAGAACCCAAGACTTGGTATGGAGTACCGGCCTCTGCAGCAGAGAAACTGGAGGCTGTGATGAAAAAATTGGCCCCAGAGCTGTTCGACTCTCAACCCGACCTCCTTCACCAGCTGGTCACCATCATGAATCCAAACGTCCTCATGGAGCACGGTGTTCCT GTTTACAGGACTAACCAGTGTGCCGGGGAGTTTGTGGTGACCTTCCCCAGAGCCTATCACAGCGGCTTCAACCAGGGCTACAACTTTGCAGAAGCTGTTAATTTCTGCACAGCTGACTGG TTACCTTTGGGGCGCCAGTGCGTTGCTCACTACCGACGGCTCCACCGCTACTGCGTCTTCTCCCACGAAGAACTGTTGTGCAAGATGGCGGCTGATCCCGAGAGCCTCGACGTGGAACTGGCTGCGTCCATTTTCAAGGAGATGGGAGAGATGATAGAGGAGGAGACGAAGCTCAGGCAGGCTGTCCAAGAAATG GGGGTGCTGTCATCAGAACAGGAGGTCTTTGAGCTCGTTCCAGACGATGAGCGTCAGTGTCACAAGTGTAAGACCACCTGCTTCCTTTCGGCGTTGACCTGTCCCTGTTGTCCGGACCGGCTGGTTTGCCTCCATCATGCCAAGGATCTCTGCGACTGTCCTCTTGGCAACAAGTGTCTTCG ATATCGTTATGATCTGGAGGAGTTTCCATCCATGTTGTATGGCGTTAAGACCCGGGCTCAGTCCTACGACACCTGGGCCAAGAGGGTCTCTGAAGCTTTGGTAGCGGATCAGAAGAACAAAAAAG ATTTGATTGAACTCAAGGTTTTGCTGGAGGACGCAGAAGACAGGAAATACCCTGAGAACTCGTTGTTCCGTCGCTTGAGGGAGATGGTGAAAGAAGCGGAGACGTGTTCCTCAGTGGCTCAGTTGTTGCTCAGCCGTAAGCAGAGGCACAG CAGCCGCCTTCGTTCTGAAAGCAGCCGTAATCGCACCAAACTGACCGTAGATGAGCTGAAAGCCTTTGTGGGCCAGCTCTACAGGCTGCCATGTATCATCAGCCAGGCGCGACAAGTCAAA GAGTTACTGGAGACTGTGGAGGACTTCCACGAGCGAGCCCAGGTGGCTTTATCAGACGAGACGCCCGATTCCGCCAAGCTGCAGGAGCTTTTGGATCTGGGAAGCGGCCTGGACGTAGAGCTGCCCGAGCTGCCTAGACTCAAACAGGAGCTGCAACAGGCCAGGTGGCTTGATGAG GTCCGTGTCACCCTTTCTGAACCACACTGTGTCACTCTGGAGCTGATGAAGAGGCTGATCGACTGGGGGGTGGGACTGGCTCCACATCATGCTGTGGAGAAGGCGATGGCAGAGCTACAAGAGGTCCTCACTGTCTCAGAGAGGTGGGAGGACAAGGCACGTGCCTGTCTAGGTGCCAG ACCTCGACACAGCATGGTGACCCTGGAGAGCATCGTGCTGGAGGCCAGAAACATCCCAGCATATCTGCCCAATATTCTGGCTCTAGAAGACGCCCTCCACAAAGCAAAGGAGTGGAGCGCTAAGGTGGAGGCCATCCATAACGGAAGCAGCTACGCTTATCTGGAGCAGCTGGAAAGCCTCCTGGCCAGAGGTCGCTCCATCCCCGTTCGACTTGATCCACTGGCCCTGGTGGAGACCCAGGTGGCTTCAGCTCGGGCCTGGAGGGAGAGGACCGCTCGCACATTCCTGAAGAAGAACTCTACGTACACGCTGCTCCAG GTTCTCAGCCCACGTATGGATATCGGCGTTTACAGCAACAGCAAGAGCAAGCGGAGGCGGGTCAAGGAGCTtatggagaaggagagaggtggcTTTGACCCCCACACTTTGAGCGACCTGGAGGAGAGCCTTGAGGAGGTCCGAGACCCTTCAACTGTTGTAGCTGCTTTCAAAGCCAAAGAGCAAAAGGAAGTGAACGCCATTCACTCGCTCCGTGCTGCTAATTTAGCCAAAATGGCCATGGCGGACCGCATTGAGGAGGTCAAGTTCTGTCTGTGTCGAAAGACAGCCAGTGGCTTCATGCTGCAGTGTGAGCTTTGTAAGGACTGGTTCCACGGCGCCTGCGTCCCTTTACCTAAAACAGGAACTCAAAAGAAAGTGGGCGTGGCCTGGCAGAGCAACAGCAAAGACTCCAAATTCTTGTGTCCGCTGTGTCAGAGGTCGAGGAGACCGAGGCTGGAGACCATTCTGTCCCTGCTGGTTTCCTTACAAAAGCTGCCGGTGCGTCTGCCAGAAGGAGAAGCTCTGCAGTGTTTAACAGAGAGAGCAATGAGCTGGCAG GACCGAGCGCGTCAAGCTCTGGCTACCGAGGAGCTGTCCTCCGCTCTGGCCAAGCTGTCTGTGCTGAGTCAGCGTATGGTGGAGCAGGCGGCGAGGGAGAAGACGGAGAAGATCATCAACGCCGAGCTGCAGAAAGCTGCTGCCAATCCAGACCTGCAG GGCCACATCCAAACCTTTCAACAGTCCGGTTTCAGCAGAGCCACGTCGCCTCGCCAGTGCATGGACTACGACGACGAGGAAACGGACTCGGATGAGGACATCAGAGAGACCTACGGTTATGACATGAAG GACCCAGGCGAGGTGAAGCCCTACCTGTTCTGTGACGAGGAGATTCCCGTCAAGTCCGAGGAGGTGGTCAGTCACATGTGGCCGGCAGCCACTCCTTCCTTCTGTGCCGAGCATGCCTACTCATCAGCGTCCAAGTCCTGTGTTCAAA ACCTGGGCACTCCCAGAAAGCAGCCCCGGAAGACCCCTCTGGTCCCTCGGAGCCTGGAACCGCCAGTGCTCGAGCTGTCCCCACAAGCTAAGGCCCAGCTGGAGGACCTGATGATGCTGggagacctgctggaggtgtctcTGGATGAGACCCAGCACATCTGGAGGATCCTGCAGGCCACGCAGCCTCCCTCTGAGGAGAGATTCTTACAAGTCTTAGAG CCTGACAACTCTCTCATGGAGAAGCCTCTGAAGATCAAACTCAAGGATTCAGAGAAgaaaaggaaacggaagctgaagCGAGCCGAGCACCACCACATGCTGATGGCCACTGCCGGCGGAGTCTCGGCCATGGGAGACATCCGACTGTCCAAGGCCAAAGAGCTGAAAAGAGCTGGTCTGGAACTCGGCCTCGGGGGCAAACCCAAGAAAAAGAAGCTCAAACTTGGCCTGGAGAAGAACCGGGAGATGAAACAGTTAGCTAAACGTTTAgccaaggaggagaaggagaggaagaggaaggaGAAAGCGGCTGCGAAGGTGGAGGCCATCAAGGAGGGGCTGGAGAAGAGGAAGGAGAAGAAGATCCTGGACATTCCCTCCAAGTACGACTGGTCAGGAGCCGAGGACTCCAACGACGAAAACGCAGTGTGTGCTGCCAAGAACTGCCAGAGGCCatgtaaagacaag GTGGACTGGGTGCAGTGTGACGGGGGCTGTGACGAGTGGTTCCACCAGGTGTGTGTGGGGGTTTCCTGCGAAATGGCGGAAAATGAGGACTATATTTGCGTGGACTGCTCTGAGAAGGCGGGCAGCGTGGGCGGAGGGATTACAGTGGAGGAGGTGGCGGAGGAGAGCGTCGTGGTGCTGTCCACGTGCGGTGGAGTGCAGAGCTTATCCTCGGCATCTCTGCCCATGTCCTCGTGGTCCTCTTTGACCCACATAACCCCAGCTGCTCCAGGTCTACAGCAAGAACCAGGGCTGGGCAGCTAG